Genomic segment of Caproiciproducens sp. NJN-50:
GGCTGGTCCGCATTCCCATTCAGATAAGCCAGTCCCGAAAGAGACTGAATGAGCAGATCCTGCCCCGGTTTCTTTTTCCACGGTCCTTCTGTTCCGTATCCCGTGACCGAAGCGTAGACGATCCGCCGATTGATTTTCCTGGCGTTTTCGTAATCCAGGCCGAATTTCTCCATCACGCCGGGACGGAAGTTTTCGATTAAAACATCCGCCTTGGCGATAAGTTTTTTTACCATTTCCCGGTCGCCGGCATCCTTCAGGTTGGCAGCAAAACTTTCTTTATTTCTGTTGATCGTGTAAAAGTTGACGCTGTCTCCATCCGCATACAGATTATTCAAAGAAAGCTGCCGGGCATTGTCCCCCGTTTTGGGGTTCTCCACTTTGATGACGCGGGCGCCAAGATCCGCCAGCCGCAGAGCCGCGCTGGGCCCTGCGAGGTATTGGCTGAAATCCAGCACAACCGTCCCCTCTAATGGTTTCATTCCATCCTCCTTGATTCATTGATGCACGCGGTCGGCATAATACAGTTGATTAAAATGTTCTGCGATTATTCGCGGAGATTTCTTTTCTTTGATTTGACGATGCAGATCGGCGGATTCCTCTTCCTGGAAGTCGTTCCATCGCGCTATTTTCGGCCTTACAAACGATGTTTCAAGCGTTTTGAAGGTATTTTTGAAGAAGCCGCGCGTCATTTGATTGTTTTTTTCATCCAGCCAGGCTGATTTTGCCGCCGGCTGCCCGTCCGCTTCGGTATAAATTCCCTTCTGTACCTCGGCAGAAGCGAGGTACTTGGCAAAAGCGACAGCGCTTTCCGTTTTTTCCGGTGCAATCTGTCCGGAAACAGAGATCCCTACCCCGCCCATCTGCGTGGAAACCTCCGCGTTTTCCCAAAGCAGGGGGGCGTCCCAAAACTCAAGCGGATGCCGCCGGAACCCGTCCCGGGAATAATTCGTATATCCGTAGAGATAGGGAGTGTAAACGATTTTCCCCTCTGACGACATGGCATCCAAAAGCTGAATCGGATTCATCTCAAAAGAATCGGGATGGGAAACGGATGCGAGAAGGTAAAGCAGCTCCGCGGCCTTCTCGCCAGCAGCCGGGTTAATTCCTTTCCGGAGATCAAAATAATTTTCTCCGCGCTGCTGGGCGACAAAGCTCAGGTAGATACTGAAGATATCCGTCGCGGACATTGCCGTGCCGATCCAGAAATCACCCAGCCAATTTTTCAGGTCGAGAACGTCCTGAAACGTGCGCGGCAGCGGCAGACCCTTTTTCCTGAAAAACTCCATATTTGCCGCCGCCACCTGTGTGGCCGCGTCCACCGGAAGCGCCTGGTAAAATCCGTCCACACAGTAACAGCTCAGGCTCTGTCCGATCCTCTCGCGCTCCAGCGTTTCCAGAAAAGCCGGTTCCAGATACTCGTTCAGCACCAGAAGAATTTTCTCCTGCAGTGCCTCGGCCATAAAGGGGTGGTCAACCATGATCAGATCGTACTTCTCCGCCAGCCTGCTCACGGGAAAATCACCGAAGTCCTTCAGACTGCGCCTGGTCCAGGTAATTGCAACCCCGGAATGCGCGCTGCAAAACCGTTCCGTCACCGGGATCAGTGGATTGTAGCCTCTCTCATGGTCCCAAGTGATTCCTCTGAGTTCCATTGTTTTTTTCACCTTGCTCTTTTCCATTTTGGTTTATCCCCCTGTCGGGGGGGGATTTCATCAGTAGATCAGGTCGACCAGTCCTGTCGTCAGAATCGGGATGAAGGTCATGAGCAGCAGTTCTCCCAGCAAAGTGACATAGAACGGGATACTCTCCTTGATAAACGTCTTCAGCGGACATTTTGTTTCGTTGCACACCACAAACATCAGCGTTCCCATCGGGGGAGTCAGGGACCCGATCGCCATATTGAAGATAAAGACCATGGCAAACTGGATCGCGTTGATCCCATAGCTCAGGGCAATCGGATACAGCAGAGGGACCAGAATAATCATGGCCGCGTTGCCTTCGATGAACATTCCGACAAACAGCAGGAAAAGGTTGCACAGAATCAGGAATACATATTTGCTGCTGGTCGCCTGAAGCATCATGTTCGTCAGGGACTGCGGAATCTGCTCCTTGGTCAGGATCCAGGACAGGGCGGACGCCGCA
This window contains:
- a CDS encoding ABC transporter substrate-binding protein, coding for MEKSKVKKTMELRGITWDHERGYNPLIPVTERFCSAHSGVAITWTRRSLKDFGDFPVSRLAEKYDLIMVDHPFMAEALQEKILLVLNEYLEPAFLETLERERIGQSLSCYCVDGFYQALPVDAATQVAAANMEFFRKKGLPLPRTFQDVLDLKNWLGDFWIGTAMSATDIFSIYLSFVAQQRGENYFDLRKGINPAAGEKAAELLYLLASVSHPDSFEMNPIQLLDAMSSEGKIVYTPYLYGYTNYSRDGFRRHPLEFWDAPLLWENAEVSTQMGGVGISVSGQIAPEKTESAVAFAKYLASAEVQKGIYTEADGQPAAKSAWLDEKNNQMTRGFFKNTFKTLETSFVRPKIARWNDFQEEESADLHRQIKEKKSPRIIAEHFNQLYYADRVHQ